The Perca flavescens isolate YP-PL-M2 chromosome 8, PFLA_1.0, whole genome shotgun sequence DNA window AAGTGTCGAAGTGGTGACTCTCTGAGGCTACGATGCCGGTGCGTTTCGTACCGGGATGTCAcgtaactctctctctctctctctctctcttccggCTGATTACACTTCGCTGGAtaaaaaacacatcaggtaagataacTGTATAAGTTAATAAGCTAAAATACTGCTtacaagtagggctgggcgatatggagaaaatcagatatcccGATATTGCGCCGATATTCAGAGCACGCCCACCCTGACCAGTAGGGCTGTCAacaaatattctaaattcgaatatatattcgaatagttttaaaaaaaaacgaatgagcaaaggctaccgacgctaccctttctacggactagaagaagaagaaaaaggtaaacaacggcagaactggcagcagcattgccgtcaatgcttcgatgtgattcactgacctacttcattggatcgagcctttcattcaccataaaagagctcatcttaacccggtaagtttaccacagagacctgcagtcactctgagagtcctggcatcacgttgtcggcgaactcattcaggctTCCCGTTTTCCGCTTTGTCGGCTCGGCCGGATATTACataattttgacgtcacgatgtcgcgtgccaccttggatgcaggcgcaaccagatgttcgaatattctgtgttattttagagggaatattcgaacgttatttttgagcaattttgacagccctactgaccagagattaaaaaaaaagaagacattgactctttattatgactgtttttcactcattaaaaaaaaaaagaaaaagctacTGTTGGAGGCTTTCGTTAGTCGTTTCTATACTTTGTTGAGTGTTTAGTTCCCGGAGCAGTTTCACATAAAAACTAAGTGGCACTATGACAAACTGAGACTCTCTTTTCGCTTGCTAAATTATCTTTCAAACTGACAAACACCacatgtgtaattcatggcttaattcaaacgggatcaaatagtaatttgcctctccccgttcactattgtacatacagtacaggccaaaagtttggacacaccttctcattcaatgtgtttcctttttattttcatgactatttacattgtagattctcactgaaggcatcaaaacaatgaatgaacacatatggaattatgtacttaacaaaaaagtgtgaaataactgaaaacatgtcttatattttagattcttcaaagtagccaccctttgctttttttgataactctgcaaacccttggtgttctctcaatgagcttcatgaggtagtcacctgaaatggttttaccttcacaggtgtgctttgtcagggttcattagtggaattatttcccttattaataaaaaagcaaagggtggctactttgaagaatctaaaatataagacatgttttcagttatttcacacttttttgttaagtacataattccatgtgttcattcatagttttgatgccttcagtgagaatctacaatgtaaatagtcatgaaaataaaaaggaaactcattgaatgagaaggtgtgtccaaacttttggcccgtactgtatttttttctgaattaagGTCCCGTGGGGGTCCACTGCAAGGGGGAGGGACTTCGCCTCTCTATGAAAGAGAGTCTTAAGCAGCAGCAGCCGAGCACGTTGGGAAACCCGAGTCAGGTCCACGCCACTTTGCGCGAGATGGCCTGTTTGAAGCACTCGGGGTCAACGTTGCCTCCGGGCCGCAGCGCTCTCTCCAGGCTCACCAGCGCGTTTTGGTGGCAGTCCCTGATGTTGACCGGGTACTTGGCCCTCAGGGTCTCGTAGGCGGCGATCAGCCTCATGTTCTGCTTCACCATCAGGTACTGGATGATGCACGTCGGCGCCAGAGAGAAGCCGTCCCGGCAGTGGACCAGCACGCGCTTCCTCTTCTCGGTCGAGGCGTCGATGCACTCGTTGATGTCCTCGAAGCAGCGCTGCTTCAGGGCCGGCCCGTCGCCGAGCGCGTCCGGCACGTCTCCGATGTCCACTTTGAGGCGGGACCAGCTGTGGCGCGCGCCGCGCGAGCAGGTGCACGGTATGAGGTTGAGGCTGGGGCCCGGCTCCCCCGGCACGCTGCTCATGTCGATGATGCTGTCGATGTTGTTGCGGCACAGGGTGCGCCCGTTGTACGCCGCGTTCAGGTTGCCGACGTAGATGTAGTCCGTCACTTTGGAGATGACGGGCTCCGAGTACTGGAAGTGTTCGGGGCCGCCTGGTCTGGGCTCGGGCGTGTCGGGCCCCCTGGCGCCGGCCGGCCCCGTGGCGGCTCTTCTGCTGTAGTTGCGCAGCTTCTTGGAGCCCGAGCGGGACGGAGGGTTGGATTCGGACTCCGAGCTGCTGTTCCAGGggggggagaagagagagaagcgGCTGGAGGACCGGCTCTTGTTGAGGATCTCCACCGGGCTGGACAGGCCGGAGCCGGACGCGGTGGAAGCCGACGCGCAGAACAGAGACGCTCGCTCCAGAGATCCCGTGCTGCTGGCCGCTCCCGCACTGTGGGCCTGCTCCatctgagacacacacaaaacacacatgttCACTtcagtagggctgtgctcgattgaagaagttcttagtcgactaacactcattcaactgtaccgactaatcgattagttgatttaatcgacagatctgtaaatatGAGTTTCTAcgcaaagagtcgtgctaaaagcaccactttaattcttgtgtttaccagagatgtgctcgtacgtttcttggaaataagtcattcagcatgaaaaaaaagcatcaaacatgactaatggactaaagaaatgtaagttgactaagaccaaaaccaccgattagtcgactaatcgactaagatggagcagccctacacttcaatttgatttatagtatcaaatcataacaaggagttatctcaagacacttcaCTAGGGCCGGCAGCTCTTAGTCGataagtcgactaatcggtcgttttggtcttagtcgactaagatttctttagtcgattagtcattttttatgcttattcatgcttactTACTtgatttccaagaaacttctgagcacatttatggttaacacaagatttaaagtggtgcttttgcaggattagttgtggagaaactcagttttacagatggttaattaactacatttatattgtgcttttctagtcttaaccacctctcaaagctcacagctctgtcaattaaatcaactaatcgattagtcgactaaatcctataagtgttagtcgactaagaacttctttagtcgaggacagccctacactttacagatagtagACTATTTTTTCGATTGAAATCATATCTTTGCAAGTAAGGTAAAGCTGCTAACTTAAAATGTCCACAATTTAAGATACACGCTGGTGGTAGCTGGAGAGACATCCTttagaccagtgtttctcaaatgggggtacgtgtacccctaggggtactttggaggactgcagggggtacgtgacatTTTTTCCTAAATggttttcagttacaaggctgtagttacttctaatgtctttttttccaagtttgtctttttttttttcaagtttttgttgctgtttatgaagtttgtcacatttttttttttaaaggttttgtcgtttgttttgacctcttcttgcctttcttccttatttttttctactgtctttttctcttcaaagtttttgtcacttttttcgaagtttgtctttttttggaatttttttgtcgccctagtgtttcctacttttatttttaagtttggGTCTCTTTTTTCCAAAGTTCTTTttactattttcgacctattctggccttacttccttctttctacagTCTATTTTTTCCGCCTTTTCCCactagcatttaaatgttttccagatACAATTctgttgtttggtaaatctatcgctgacaaaAATTATTTGCGctggttagggggtacatggcttaaaaaaacagttcaaagggggtacattattgaaaaaagcttgagaactACTGCTTTAGACTAtattttagtgcaacagtggtgaggaaaaacttccttttaggtaGAAACCTCTGACAGActcaggctcttggtaggtggtgtctgacggtgccggttgggggtgtgatgaacagcggcaataatagtcacaataaagataacggatcagtgactagaaatagtagttgttgaGGCTGAACCCAAGCTTTAATCCCCTGAGGTGCTTGTCTACGGGTAGAGTAATTGACGCaatttttacctttttgatcAATGAAAGTCCAAGTCATATTTGCAGTTAACGCCATTGGTTCAATTTATTTCCATGAGATATTCGTTGGTTTTCCAGACAAATTACTGCTTGTGTACGCTTGCGtggcgtttgtgtgtgtgtgtgtgtgtgtgtggtcaaaaACTGTATGTGCTTCCCGGTTACACCTGAGGAACCAAACATTGGTTCgtattagggctgaacgattaattgcatttgcgataatatcgcgatatgttaaaacgcgatttcctaaacgcaaaggctgcgatttggtctcgatttgatgactagCGAGAGctaatcagtctgcactacgcagagaaagcatcgacttagcacgctaacgctacaccgtaccttgagctgatctctgtcattcaaacaactctgagttgaagtttaaaacttttacagccattttaataaaatgaagggttttgttcgggctcgagtccatacatgcagttaatggatacaggcacgcagaactgaaggctcggttggcaacgagctagctctgattagcggttagctccggttagcggttagctccgttataaagatatgggtggaggagctgccccTGAGAGGGGTAtcaaccagactgataaatgacgttcggggagctttcacagcagcgtggccgcggtgtttcaaaggttttattagtacagttaatctcacggcaagaccagcagcagctaacgtaacgatagcctctctgagctagtgctaacataacgatagcctctctgagctagtgctaacgtaacgatagcctctctgagctagtgcagtgttgacggtgtcggcacgcaacttcacgagggggaggggctggaggcagctcctctctgtgcactgtaaaaaaatatgtgtgtgtgtgtgtgtgtgtgtgtgtgtgtgtgtgtgtgtgtgtgtgtgtgtatatatatatatatatatatatatatatatatatatatatatatatacacacacacatatatatatacacacgtatatatatatatatacacatatacatacatacatatacatacatacatacatacatacatacatacatacatacatacatacatacatacatacatacatatatatatatacacacatatatacacatatatatgtatgtgtatgtgagtgtgtatatacatatatatacacatatacatatatacatatacatatatatatatatatgtatatgttagggctgggcgatatatcgatattaaaaatatatcgatatatttttaaatgagatatggaattagaccatatcgcatatatcgatatagttcaaatgtgatccttgctcccatagacagatgtcgccttgaggttctaaacacacatacgtcaaaaccgccgccatcttggaacagaggtccgaagcattcagatcaacgctaaagatgccggacttttgtactgcttaattatgttcgatagaggaaatgaaaagaacaaacagcaatgaataacatttaacaggtgacaatgtgttttatgattatgtatgccgccttcgaccagcaacctgagctccggcggcagcgggaggcggagagctccgtggccggccgcagcgtctcttcccccgggaaaaacacagctttgctttcaaatgtattttatagcttgtatgtagggtactacacaagaaggttagtctggggacaaccctcacccacaggaatgtgtgaatctattatgagtttgggtacaactttcacacagaggaattggagccaagaatgtgggaatctattaggagcatcagccataaaaggtgtagtttaagagtaaactgttgcaccaaaatagatagcttgaagcgtgtgaggacaaaaagtataaaggaggagttattctgatgttcgtagagacactatgggtacatgctcttaggagggtgtacacatggttatcttcctttctaggagagaaaccttggcatttacatttggtgcatgtcaactgttctctcttttatgAAAGTacgtttgtttgttgtgtgaataaagctgcattagtctgaACTCATTGTACTCAGCATTTGTTCAGTCTCCATCTCATTTCCCAGATATTTCCCAGATATCACTGACTAAACTCATCCACCCAACATacgttcctctgatcttaactactAGCCGCCCaacacgattgtgattggtttaaagaaatgcaaacaacccaagagtttttttttttttcttatcaccAGAATGCATCTGCGGTGTAGCCAGACAGTGCTGTAGAGAAAGAGCTATACTCCCTGCTGACGAGGACAAAGCCGATGTGTGTCTGGACCTACCTGAGCTTTGAGGTTGTTCTTCCACTCCTGCGTCTCCAGAGCCTTGAAGCGTCCGCTGCTGTCGGAGGAGATCGACATGCAGAGGGGCCGGTGAGCTCTGGGAGGCAGTTGGGGGGTGAGGGCCACGGGGACGGGCCTCGCATCGGCGTGCTCGCTCCTACTCATCATCAGATTTGGACAGGAGCCTGCGTCACACAGAAGGACATAGGGCTGGACAATTTTGgctgaaatcataatcacgattaatcaaAGAAGTTACCTTGATTACGATTATTgaacgatttaaaaaaaaaaaaattcttttctcatactgtaaatatgttcacggtagggctgggaaaaaaatctatttgatttaaaaatctaattggtaggtcaaatcgattcatattttcaataaaatcaatttttttttaatccaaatacagtataaataatttggatgtttaacaatctttgttgcacactgcagtGACTTTACAGTTAGataaagggtttgcctttgcaattttgtttatgttgatgcactttaattaaatacaataaatatatatttttaaaatatatttacagttcgcagttattttgttttaaatggaagggggggaatCGAATCGaaaatcgagttttttataaaaaaaatagttttagggaaacaaatcgcccagctctagttcaCGGTTATTTTTTCTAATGAAAGAGTGCATATAATCCTAGCTTTGTGATTATTAAATAaggaaacaacacacagatagcaattaatgcttatttattaaatatttcaaacaacTGAACTTAAATCTACAACTGTAGATTTTACaatgaaatacaaataaaaaagtaatttaagtttTAATGTAAACGGGGCGGAGTCACGTGACTACACACACGGCGGCCGTAATATGTTTTAAGGGAAaagtacattaacacacagtggGCGGCGCGGAAATATTAATAGGATTAAAAGACCGAAATAATCGACTTGGTCAAATTACGTCGGTTATAGGCTCTGAATTTCGGTTACGATTATTTTTCGATTAATCATCCAGCCCTAGAAGGACATGTCTCAGATCAACAGCCAGGTAACAAATCAGTCTACCTTTGGTGGATAAATCAGCTTTAAGTTTCTGAAGTGACCCTTGCTTCTTTGGGACAAAAAGTTCTGCCAAAATTCAGAAAAGAGCTGTAAAAAATGTGAATACTAAACCTGATATTGTGTGATTAACAACAGCACTTATCAGCAATGAACCTCAATGCACAGGGTTTTACATAttcttacatttaaaaaaggggctttcacacctacctcaTTCGGTGCGGACCTTCttacttttcagtttgatctgAACCAAAATCAAACTGAAgcatggtccggttcgttttatagtgtgaaagcattttttggatggttcggactttcagaCCAAATACAGAAAGTTCTGGCAGGCTATCATCGTGTTATAAGACCGGGGAATATCTTAGTGCTTAGTGTGTACGTGAGAGTATGTGAAGGTGAATGCCAACTTAAAATGTCCACAATTTAAGATGAAAAAACCTGCTGGTggtacaaatcacaacatgtaaataggcaCATGTTGggattattttgtcacttttgtcacaattcggagcagtaggattactggaatcattcacctgcaggatctgtgctaggctaagctaatactggaaccgtcagacagcgttacagcacgcacggagatgagaagggtatgtatggacttgtcttactctgggggttacggtgaataagcttaagtcccaataagagttgagaagggtatgtatggactagtctaactctgggggttacagtaaataagataaagtcccgataagagatgagaagggtatgtatggactagtctaactctgggggttagggtgaataagataaagtcccaataagtcggcgtgttcctttaagcaatAATTAGGCCgcgcagttgctgaatcggtcttcatttcagatcgacaaaggtcagtttaaaagatttttgtccgaTTTTTGTCAGGCGCCGAGCCGACCGCTCCTCAGGTGGAGTGAGTGGAAACCCATTTGTCCCTGATGCTGCGCACCGAAACATTACATCTACAGCCGGTTACTGCGTTGCACAACTCTGAACCTCCTGCTGGCTGCTGCGTGGAGCAGCATTTGGTATTCGTCATACCCCATCTGTTTTTGAgaatcttttgaaaaatgtgtttgtatgttagtGCTAAGGGagcatgttttaataaaacctgTGATTCTTACCttgacaatgtattttatttcatgtttctaTGTGTTACAGAGGCTTAGATATTAAGATTTTGGTAGACGTTGAcaattcttaatattttttcagAAAACCTTCAGGAGATAAGGATATTTATCCCAGAATAATATAGGTTTTTATAGGCGTTTTAGGAGTAAATGGGTTAAGAGAACGGTGGCGTGTGCAGCGTTGCAGGTCACATCACGTGTATGAATGGCAAGTGGGAGAGATAAGGAAGGCTGCCCGGAGTTGGAGGATGCGCCAGCGTCATATAAGTCTGGTATGTGGgaacattaatatatataatatgctgaagtatatttctggagtgttaatgattaaaagaaaaaaacaacaagaaccGTATAGAAAcgaaaaccgtgatacgaaccgaaccgtgggttttgagaaaccgtaccacccctaataaatgtatatgtcaaaaaaaatgttattgaGAGGTTTTTCAATGGAGGGTTTTTACCTACCAGCACATTCTGAGCGGGCGATGGACTGAATCTGCAGTGTGTTCTGGGTTTTCAACAGGCTGTGAAGAGTTCTCACTATACCTGTAGACACAGAGGTCACCTTGCAGTTAAAGCTTGAATGGGAAGTATCCATCACTTACAGTTTGGATGAAGACATGAcaacagtggtgtagtctatgtgatacgcagtatacccactaagaaagctccaggatttcctcatacccacttaaaaatgcccaaatgacacaacaacatactttccataatattttgaattgttatcTTGGGTTTTCTTCTTTACATAGGCTAACCTAAGAGGTATTTCTAGAGGTATAAATTGGTGaataaaagtgtatccgaatacagaaaataaagtatttgatgctcaaaacttccttGGACGACAGCCACAACCCCCcttcccccaaaggcagattctggcatgcatatatatatatatatatatatatatatatatatatatatatatatatatatatatatatttatttatttatttatttattagggctgctccctcttagtcgactaatcggtcgttttggtcttagtcaatttagatttctttagtccattagtcatgtttgatgcttttttcatgctgaatgacttatttccaagaaacgtaggagcacatctctggtaaacacaagaattaaagtgatgcttttgcatgactctttgcagagaaactcagatttacagatctgacgattaaatcaaataatcgattagtcgatacaattgaatgagtgttagtcaactaataatttcttcaatcgagcacagccctaatatatatatatacacaaacagtacagtatacccactacaatacattagactacaccactacatgACATAGAAACAGAAGTCTTACCGATCCCTCCATTCTGCTTGCAGAGCACCTTTTTATCCAGCAGTTTGTGTGCACTCAGCTCTTTGTTCCACTCTTCTTCCTCGGCTTCCATGTTCCTCCGCTTCCTGCTGACAGAAGAGGCACGAAAACCCGGCTCAGGCGGCCCGTCATCTTTGGCAAGCCGAGCAACACTTCAGCTCCATCGGACATAGCTTCAGCAGCAGCCCGCGCTGCGTGGAATGAGACACACGGCTACCCCTCAAGCAAcccgctaagctaacgttagcattagctCACTCAACAGTGTGTGAGTCATGTTGTTTGGAGGCGCTAACCGTCGGTTATTTCTGCCCCGAGGGGGGGAAGTATGGCCGCAACAAACCAAAGCATCCACACTGGAGGATATGGCTAACATGACGACTTAAGTGGTTATAACAttacctgtaaaaaaaaatcctaaacgttagctagctagcgagctaacTAACCGCCGGTGGTTAGCATAACTGACGTTCCTCGCTGTCCTCTGCGGGCACTGCAGCTCATTGCGCGTGAACACCAACTACCAACCGCATATCGTGTTCCGTGAAGCCGCTACAGGCTACACAACACCGGCTAACGTCGGTGACAAACTCCACAAATGGGACAATTTCATACGGAGCTCCGGTGACTAGCTGGCTGGCTACCGAACAGCTTCACcagcccagcagcagcagcatcaccaCCGTGAGCGCGAGCACGACCCCCTGCCGCGCGGACTCGAATGcggaggtttttgtttttttctcccctgAATCAGGCCTTCCAGGTTGCGTTTAGTCCGGTTTAGCCTCATTACAGTCTCTTCCAATCAAACGATACAGGTAATAAGTTATTAAAAATTAGGTAAAAGAATTTTTTGAAGGTTAGGGACATTGATATATTAGGGATTGTAAAGGAGAGCAGTATTTAAACGCATCATGTAAGGAAAAACTACCTGGAAGGCAAAACTCGGCGCAAAACTCTGAACAGGATTGGATCGCTCGATGCAAACAAGGGCATCTCTCAGATGTTTACTTTGATGTAACACTGATTTAGACATCTGAAAATTCATTAAATCTgttcaaaaaacaacacaaataaatatataggctcatttaaaaaaaagtatctttttattattttccttttcccCCTTAGAAATCCATTTAGCTTAAAATCAGCTGAACGGTGTCAATATGTTGTTACAAAAGCTGCTTTTAAAGAACCATTTTACTAAAAATTAAGTCACATTTATGTTAAGAAAGCTAAAATattattagatagatagatagatatatagagagagagaaagatagagagatcTGTTTTGTaaactacaaaaaaatacagtatgatTAAAAGCAAAATGTATATTAAATAGTAAAACACAAGTGACCTAAAAAAAGTGACCTTTATTATAGCATCATAAAACATCTTTCCTTATATGATTCTTGAAGTCTCTcaccgtgtgtctgtgtgtgtgcgttgcaGTAGTCCGGCTGTTTCTCGGTGTGTCAGCGGACTGACTGAAAAACAATTATCTGGGAGCTGATCTAGAGGCTGTTTTCTCTTCTGGTGCCTAATTGGATGGCCGGGGGCCTCTCTCCAGGTATCCTGGTAACCCAGCAAGCTGCTGATGTCACGTCTCTGCTCCATAAtgaagtgtgagtgtgtatctcgCTGCCTTTGTCAATAACCGGCCGCAGGGAAATTCACAGGAGATAAGGCCGACAATGAAGGCCCCCGTCTGCCACGATGAGGACACACGGTTATTATCACACATTACTACCTTGAATTATCTCACCTGTGCTATTATTTACTTCAGTGTTTTATAGTTTTTAGTGTAATTTAGGCAATATTTCCATGAGATAGTAATAACCGCAACATTAAAGTACCatggtaatgttttttttttttcctttcttttgcaGCATTGATAAGatgtaaaggtcccatgacatggtggtctttggatgcttttatatagaccttagtggtcccctaatactgtatctgaagtctcttttatatagaccttagtggtcccctaatactgtatctgaagtctcttttatatagaccttagtggtcccctaatactgtatctgaagtctcttttatatagaccttagtggtcccctaatactgtatctgaagtctcttttatataggccttagtggtcccctaatactgtatctgaagtctcttttatatagaccttagtggtcccctaatactgtatctgaagtctcttttatatagaccttagtggtcctctaatactgtatctgaagtctcttttatatagaccttagtggtcccctaatactgtatctgaagtctcttttatatagaccttagtggtcccttaatactgtatctgaagtctcttttatatagaccttagtggtcccctaatactgtatctgaagtctcttttatatagaccttagtggtcccctaatactgtatctgaagcctcttttatatagaccttagtggtccctaatactgtatccgaagtctcttttatatagaccttagtggtcccctaatactgtatctgaagtctcttttatatagaccttagtggtcccctaatactgtatctgaagtctcttttatatagaccttagtggtcccctaatactgtatctgaagtctctttcccgaaattcagccttggtgcagaactacagccactagcaCACATGCAATtaatgcattctcatgaatgaaAACGAAAACTCATGATTCGAATGATATCAggagaccgccggctggtcacaTGACAGCTGaaagtttagccgacaaaaggtgactgttaGCCGGGCTACCGGCCGCCGCGAGGCCCTGGCCCTTCCACCGGGCCGCGGCAGCTAAGTTTAGCTAACATAAAGTGACAGCCAAGCGACGATGTTAGTTACATTTGACTAGACTAGTTCGATCTGCTGCcgatttgatttctccctgcagctcaggctggaaaccatAGACggtgtatatataatggaccagcagaccccgtgttTCTGTacgagaccagtggaggatatcagaagtctctttcccggtgctggctgagtgttactgagcagcctccaactgagcttgaagacgtagatgtgacgtgagcaacgtgtctgaaagtg harbors:
- the LOC114559621 gene encoding uncharacterized protein LOC114559621 isoform X1, producing the protein MEQRRDISSLLGYQDTWREAPGHPIRHQKRKQPLDQLPDNCFSVSPLTHRETAGLLQRTHTDTRKRRNMEAEEEEWNKELSAHKLLDKKVLCKQNGGIGIVRTLHSLLKTQNTLQIQSIARSECAGSCPNLMMSRSEHADARPVPVALTPQLPPRAHRPLCMSISSDSSGRFKALETQEWKNNLKAQMEQAHSAGAASSTGSLERASLFCASASTASGSGLSSPVEILNKSRSSSRFSLFSPPWNSSSESESNPPSRSGSKKLRNYSRRAATGPAGARGPDTPEPRPGGPEHFQYSEPVISKVTDYIYVGNLNAAYNGRTLCRNNIDSIIDMSSVPGEPGPSLNLIPCTCSRGARHSWSRLKVDIGDVPDALGDGPALKQRCFEDINECIDASTEKRKRVLVHCRDGFSLAPTCIIQYLMVKQNMRLIAAYETLRAKYPVNIRDCHQNALVSLERALRPGGNVDPECFKQAISRKVAWT
- the LOC114559621 gene encoding uncharacterized protein LOC114559621 isoform X2, producing MEAEEEEWNKELSAHKLLDKKVLCKQNGGIGIVRTLHSLLKTQNTLQIQSIARSECAGSCPNLMMSRSEHADARPVPVALTPQLPPRAHRPLCMSISSDSSGRFKALETQEWKNNLKAQMEQAHSAGAASSTGSLERASLFCASASTASGSGLSSPVEILNKSRSSSRFSLFSPPWNSSSESESNPPSRSGSKKLRNYSRRAATGPAGARGPDTPEPRPGGPEHFQYSEPVISKVTDYIYVGNLNAAYNGRTLCRNNIDSIIDMSSVPGEPGPSLNLIPCTCSRGARHSWSRLKVDIGDVPDALGDGPALKQRCFEDINECIDASTEKRKRVLVHCRDGFSLAPTCIIQYLMVKQNMRLIAAYETLRAKYPVNIRDCHQNALVSLERALRPGGNVDPECFKQAISRKVAWT